The following proteins come from a genomic window of Miscanthus floridulus cultivar M001 chromosome 2, ASM1932011v1, whole genome shotgun sequence:
- the LOC136539259 gene encoding probable glutathione S-transferase GSTU6, giving the protein MAGGGDELKLLNTWFSPFGSRVMLALHLKGLSYEYMEEEDVINNKSQLLLESNPVHKKVPVLFHKGKVLCESMIIVNYLEEAFPDAGPSLLPSDPYERAIARFWATFIETKVVQPWVLLLDGTRAREEMSELVKQMLAAVVTLEGALAQCSKGKRFFGGDSVGYVDVALGGLLVWVRATEALFGSLGVNIKFLDAAITPLLAAWAEHFASLDAAKVALPDYGRLIKYTMMRRSAAASVLAPNN; this is encoded by the exons ATGGCAGGTGGAGGCGATGAGCTGAAGCTTCTCAACACTTGGTTCAGCCCGTTCGGATCCCGAGTGATGCTTGCACTCCACCTCAAGGGCTTGAGCTACGAGtacatggaggaggaggacgtcATCAACAACAAGAGCCAGCTCCTCCTTGAGAGCAACCCCGTCCACAAGAAGGTCCCCGTGCTATTCCACAAGGGCAAGGTTCTATGCGAGTCCATGATCATCGTCAACTATCTTGAGGAGGCATTCCCCGACGCTGGGCCGTCCCTCCTCCCCTCTGACCCCTACGAACGTGCCATCGCTCGGTTCTGGGCCACCTTTATCGAGACCAAG GTCGTGCAGCCCTGGGTCCTACTGCTTGACGGCACCAGGGCACGTGAGGAGATGAGCGAGTTGGTGAAGCAGATGCTCGCGGCGGTGGTGACCTTGGAGGGCGCGCTGGCGCAATGCTCCAAGGGCAAACGCTTCTTCGGCGGCGACAGCGTCGGGTACGTGGATGTCGCGCTGGGCGGCCTCCTCGTGTGGGTGCGCGCAACCGAGGCACTGTTCGGCAGCCTCGGCGTCAACATCAAGTTCCTCGACGCCGCCATTACCCCACTCCTGGCGGCCTGGGCCGAGCACTTCGCCTCGCTTGACGCGGCCAAGGTGGCCCTGCCAGACTACGGCAGGCTGATCAAGTATACCATGATGAGGCGGAGCGCGGCGGCATCGGTTTTGGCGCCGAATAACTga